From the Thermoproteota archaeon genome, the window CTAACTCCATACCGGAGGAACCTGATGGATGTGGAGCTCGTGATCAGGGAGGTCCCGGTCACCGAGAGGTGGAGCTCCAAGAGGGGACGCTACTTCTTGGCGGACAACTTCCTCACCTTCTGGTTCAGGTTCGTGGCGCCCAACCTCTCCCTCATAGAGGAGGGCCTCCTAGATGTGGGAACTGTGAGAGCGAGCTACTCCCAGTATCTAGGATCTGTCTTCGAGAAGGTGGCTAGGGAAGCCGTGATAGGCCTCTTCAGGAGCGGGAGACTCGACATGAGGGTTACAAGGCTCGGCAGGTGGTGGGGGAGAGGTGAGGAAATAGACCTGGTGTTGGTAGACACCGAGAAGAGAAAGGCCCTACTCATGGAGGCCAAGTGGTCTGATCTAAGCGCTAGGGACGTGAGAAGGGTTGCTAGGAGGCTGATGCTTAAGGGGCAGCTCCTGTTGGAGGGATACGACAAGGAATATCTGATTATAGCTAGAAGGGCCGAGGAAGTTGAGGGGGTGAGGGTGCTGGACCTCAGATCGTTCGATGAGGTCTTCGGAGGAGCGTGATTCGCTCTCCCATGGAATTGCTACTCTAATCCCAGATGATGGAGCATGTGATGGTAGTGATCGACGGGCGTGAGGTGCCAGAAGGCCCTCTCCACCACCTCGGACAGGGCCGGGTGGATGTGCATCCCCGTGGATATGGCCATGTATGTGGGGTCCCTCGAATACATTAGCGTAACGATCTCCTGTATCAGGATTGAGGCGTGGGGCCCTATTATGTGGGCGCCGACAATGACGCCGCTCTCCGCATCGACTATCACCTTAACGAAGTAGTCCTTGACGCCCATTGCCTCTCCTTTGGCCGTGTCCTCGTACCTGTGGAACCCGATGAGCACCCTGTCCTTTCCAAGCTTCTCTACGGCTTCAGCCTCCCTCATACCCACGGAGGCCACCTCCGGGTAGGTGAAGACGGCATGAGGAACCGCGTGGTAGCTCATCTTGACCTTGTGGCCCATTATGTTGTAGAAGATCACCTTGGACTCGTAGTTGGCCACGTGCTTGAACAGGTACTTACCGTTCGCATCACCACAGACCCAGACTCCCGGCTGGGAGGCTTCCAGATACTCGTTCACCTTTATCCAGCCCTGCTCATCAGTCTCTATGCCGGCCCTCTCAGGATGGAGTATGTCGGTGTTGGGCGCTCTGCCGGCAGCCACCAAGATCTCGTCGGCGACGAAGCTCACCTCCTCACCCGTCTCCCTGTTTATCGCGATTAGCTCCTTCTTACCGTTGGGCATCTTCCTGGCCTTAACGACCTCGTGATTCGTGTATATGTCCACGAACCTCCCCAGCTCCCTCTTGGCCAGCTTGGAGACTTCAGGCTCCTCTTGAGGTAGGAACCGGGGATTCCTTCCTATGATGGTTACCTTGGTGCCCATCGCTGAGAAGAAGTGGCCGAATTCGGCCGCTATATAACCTCCCCCAATTATCGCGAGGGAGTCGGGCCTCTCGAAGAGGTGGAAGATGGTCCTGTTGGTGTGATAGCCGACCTCCTCCAGTCCCTCTATCGGGGGGATGTAGGGCTTCGATCCCGAACAGAGGAGGATGAGGTTCGACTTGATCAGCTTGTCACCCACCTTGAGAGTATAAGGAGCGACGAACTCCGCTACCTCCTTATAGTAGTCGATGTTCGGGTGCTGGCTCAGCCCCCTCCGTATCATCTCTATCTCCGGGTCTATCAGATTGCGCATCCTCCTCATTACCCTCCCGTAGTCCACCTTCCTTATCTCGACATCTATGCCGAAGCGATGGGCGTCCTCCACGATTCTGAGGACATCGGCGGAGTGTATGAGGATCTTGGAGGGAATGCATCCCCTCGTGAGGCAGATGCCTCCCGGCTCGTCCTTGTCTATCACGGCTACCTTCATTTCAGGATTGTGGTGGAGGAGTCCATC encodes:
- a CDS encoding DUF234 domain-containing protein codes for the protein LTPYRRNLMDVELVIREVPVTERWSSKRGRYFLADNFLTFWFRFVAPNLSLIEEGLLDVGTVRASYSQYLGSVFEKVAREAVIGLFRSGRLDMRVTRLGRWWGRGEEIDLVLVDTEKRKALLMEAKWSDLSARDVRRVARRLMLKGQLLLEGYDKEYLIIARRAEEVEGVRVLDLRSFDEVFGGA
- a CDS encoding dihydrolipoyl dehydrogenase, with protein sequence MPEPIEYDAIAIGTGTAMNIVDGLLHHNPEMKVAVIDKDEPGGICLTRGCIPSKILIHSADVLRIVEDAHRFGIDVEIRKVDYGRVMRRMRNLIDPEIEMIRRGLSQHPNIDYYKEVAEFVAPYTLKVGDKLIKSNLILLCSGSKPYIPPIEGLEEVGYHTNRTIFHLFERPDSLAIIGGGYIAAEFGHFFSAMGTKVTIIGRNPRFLPQEEPEVSKLAKRELGRFVDIYTNHEVVKARKMPNGKKELIAINRETGEEVSFVADEILVAAGRAPNTDILHPERAGIETDEQGWIKVNEYLEASQPGVWVCGDANGKYLFKHVANYESKVIFYNIMGHKVKMSYHAVPHAVFTYPEVASVGMREAEAVEKLGKDRVLIGFHRYEDTAKGEAMGVKDYFVKVIVDAESGVIVGAHIIGPHASILIQEIVTLMYSRDPTYMAISTGMHIHPALSEVVERAFWHLTPVDHYHHMLHHLGLE